Proteins from a genomic interval of Synergistota bacterium:
- a CDS encoding type II secretion system GspH family protein, producing the protein MKRGFSLVEALIAVAMVVIGILALYSLFYAIEFSGQKEKSRFVMLKLAEGKLEEVMYGLADTDIPGSLPTRFTFTGTENNFARLPSYYPNSIKEDSVYNGIFYCCLIEFITSSVNNTVLIKVKVWERDRPSRFVEIVGARQK; encoded by the coding sequence TTGAAAAGGGGGTTTTCTTTAGTTGAAGCTTTAATAGCTGTTGCAATGGTTGTAATTGGTATTCTTGCTCTTTATTCACTTTTTTATGCTATTGAGTTTAGTGGACAAAAAGAGAAATCAAGATTCGTAATGTTAAAATTGGCTGAAGGTAAACTTGAAGAAGTAATGTACGGTTTAGCTGATACTGATATTCCTGGATCTTTACCAACTCGATTTACTTTCACCGGGACAGAAAATAATTTTGCCCGACTTCCTTCTTATTATCCAAACTCTATTAAAGAGGATAGTGTCTATAATGGAATTTTCTATTGTTGTCTAATAGAATTCATTACATCCTCTGTGAATAATACTGTTCTTATAAAGGTTAAAGTTTGGGAGCGTGACCGTCCTTCTAGATTTGTTGAAATTGTTGGAGCAAGACAAAAATGA
- a CDS encoding type II secretion system GspH family protein, producing the protein MNLRRGLTLVEALVVIAILAIVFLVLMESLLGSLRVYRHGVVREDMLQNVRNALDRIRLEIVKGAIGLELITNDPRFVIDDNHKVLKIYFEDVDPMLIGCYRGRNLPNGESTYILGMLRGVSTLQPLTDGYDGGKDSYWISVEEFKVELLPGKNTFIYGSNSFINNGAFIYIKVAGPGGLETRKFKKSKYLEVSTIVYLRR; encoded by the coding sequence ATGAATCTTAGAAGAGGATTAACTTTAGTAGAAGCTCTTGTTGTTATAGCAATATTAGCCATTGTTTTCCTGGTTCTTATGGAATCTTTATTGGGTAGCTTGAGAGTCTATAGACATGGCGTAGTTCGTGAAGATATGCTTCAGAATGTTCGTAACGCTCTGGATAGAATAAGGCTTGAAATAGTGAAGGGGGCTATAGGATTAGAATTGATAACGAACGATCCTCGTTTCGTAATTGATGATAATCATAAAGTGCTTAAAATTTACTTTGAAGATGTGGATCCAATGCTAATAGGTTGTTACAGGGGACGCAATTTACCAAATGGAGAGAGTACTTATATATTAGGCATGCTTAGAGGTGTAAGTACTCTTCAACCTTTAACAGATGGTTATGATGGAGGGAAAGATAGCTATTGGATAAGCGTAGAGGAGTTTAAAGTAGAATTGCTTCCTGGAAAAAATACTTTTATTTATGGATCTAATTCTTTTATTAATAATGGGGCTTTTATTTATATTAAAGTAGCTGGTCCAGGAGGACTAGAAACTAGAAAATTTAAAAAAAGCAAGTACCTGGAAGTTTCAACGATAGTTTATTTAAGAAGATGA